A genome region from Camelina sativa cultivar DH55 chromosome 10, Cs, whole genome shotgun sequence includes the following:
- the LOC104717547 gene encoding glucan endo-1,3-beta-glucosidase 12-like, with the protein MAVSFLPCFLILCLFPTISFTHAESGMIGVNYGRIANNLPSPKNVVSLLKSQGISRIKIYDTDKNVLAALANSGIKVIVALPNELLSSASSNQSFADRWIQTNVASHFPATEIEAIAVGNEVFVDPKNTTPYLDPAMKNIHTSLVKHNLDKAIKISSPVALSALANSYPPSSGSFKPDLIEPVIKPMLDLLQRTSSYLMVNAYPFFAYSANADKISLDYALFQENSGNIDSRTGLKYNNLFDAQLDAVYAAMSAVGFNDVKVMVTETGWPSVGDENEIGASEPYAAAYNVGLVKRVLTDNGTPLRPRESLNVYLFALLNENQKPGPTSERNYGLFYPNEGKVYDVPFTARSTFPVNGKGDEVPVSKWCVSNGEMARDRLQAALDYACGEGGADCRPIQPGATCYHPETLEAHASYAFNSYYQKNARGVGTCYFGGAAHVVTQPPRFGKCEFPTGQ; encoded by the exons ATGGCCGTTTCTTTCCTACCTTGTTTTCTCATTCTTTGCCTCTTCCCAACCATTTCCTTCACACACGCtg AGTCTGGAATGATCGGAGTAAATTACGGCCGGATAGCTAACAACCTCCCGTCACCAAAGAATGTAGTAAGCCTCCTGAAATCACAAGGAATCAGCCGTATCAAAATCTACGACACAGATAAAAACGTGTTAGCCGCGCTTGCAAACTCAGGAATCAAAGTAATCGTCGCTCTCCCCAACGAGCTTCTCTCTTCCGCCTCATCAAACCAATCATTCGCCGACCGCTGGATTCAAACCAACGTAGCTTCACACTTCCCAGCGACGGAGATCGAAGCTATCGCCGTCGGTAACGAAGTGTTCGTCGATCCCAAGAACACCACGCCGTATCTCGACCCTGCGATGAAGAACATTCACACCTCTCTGGTGAAGCATAACCTCGACAAAGCGATCAAGATCTCCTCACCGGTTGCTCTTAGCGCGCTGGCTAATTCGTACCCGCCATCTTCCGGTTCTTTTAAACCGGATTTAATCGAACCGGTTATTAAACCGATGCTTGATCTGTTACAGCGAACGTCGTCGTATCTAATGGTTAATGCTTACCCGTTCTTCGCTTACTCAGCAAACGCCGACAAAATCTCCTTAGACTACGCTCTGTTTCAAGAAAACTCCGGGAACATAGACTCCCGCACCGGACTGAAGTATAACAATCTCTTCGACGCTCAACTCGACGCCGTTTACGCCGCTATGTCCGCCGTAGGATTTAACGACGTTAAGGTGATGGTGACGGAGACAGGGTGGCCTTCCGTTGGAGACGAGAACGAAATCGGTGCAAGCGAACCATACGCGGCGGCGTATAACGTCGGACTTGTGAAGAGAGTGTTAACCGATAATGGGACGCCGTTGAGACCGAGGGAGTCCCTTAACGTTTATCTATTCGCGTTGTTAAACGAGAACCAGAAACCAGGGCCAACGTCTGAGAGAAACTACGGGTTGTTCTACCCAAACGAAGGGAAGGTGTACGACGTTCCGTTCACCGCGAGGTCAACGTTTCCGGTCAACGGTAAGGGAGATGAGGTCCCGGTGTCGAAGTGGTGCGTTTCGAACGGAGAGATGGCGAGGGATAGGCTTCAGGCGGCTCTTGATTACGCTTGCGGAGAAGGAGGAGCTGATTGCCGTCCGATTCAGCCAGGTGCCACGTGTTATCATCCTGAGACGTTAGAAGCGCATGCTTCGTACGCTTTCAACAGTTACTATCAGAAGAACGCGCGTGGTGTTGGTACGTGCTACTTTGGTGGAGCTGCTCACGTCGTCACGCAACCTCCTC GATTTGGGAAATGTGAGTTTCCCACCGGACAGTGA